A single genomic interval of Sphaerodactylus townsendi isolate TG3544 linkage group LG08, MPM_Stown_v2.3, whole genome shotgun sequence harbors:
- the VENTX gene encoding homeobox protein VENTX: protein MTKAPFSVEWLSQSSQATQQARSGSEAQQGCSSAFPKDFQTQQGKPGSNSQPAVTPLIQSGNQVPSRDRGAPSEQLSLQKNLECSSSPAGPKREWSSAECSSDGEGSVVEGQGPEDAGERNPSSRRLRTAFSLEQISTLESFFKRHKYLGAAERRKLASKMQLTEVQIKTWFQNRRMKLKRQLQEMRPDPFHAAPYYSSLHFGPHSGPLSYVYSPHQQTFTRRDAFPSGLPFSPVPSSTLDPTSTTGGQSGALWSMSVPYFVGYPDPRTFFTTL, encoded by the exons ATGACCAAGGCTCCCTTCTCCGTGGAGTGGCTGTCTCAGAGCAGCCAAGCCACCCAACAGGCCCGGAGTGGGTCAGAAGCCCAGCAAGGCTGCTCTTCCGCCTTCCCCAAGGACTTCCAAACCCAGCAGGGCAAGCCCGGGTCTAACTCCCAGCCCGCGGTGACCCCCCTAATCCAGAGTGGGAACCAAGTCCCTTCCAGAGACCGAGGGGCGCCTTCGGAACAGCTTTCGCTCCAGAAGAACTTGGAGTGTTCCTCCTCACCAG CCGGTCCCAAACGGGAGTGGAGCTCTGCGGAGTGCAGCTCCGACGGCGAGGGCAGCGTCGTCGAGGGCCAGGGGCCAGAAGACGCCGGGGAGAGAAACCCCAGCAGCCGCCGCCTGCGCACCGCTTTCAGCCTGGAGCAGATCAGCACCCTGGAGAGCTTCTTTAAGCGCCACAAGTACTTGGGGGCCGCAGAGCGGCGCAAACTGGCCAGTAAGATGCAGCTGACGGAAGTGCAG ATCAAAACCTGGTTCCAGAATCGGCGAATGAAGCTAAAACGGCAGCTACAGGAGATGAGACCAGACCCTTTCCATGCAGCACCCTACTACAGCTCCCTCCATTTTGGACCTCACAGTGGGCCTCTGTCTTATGTTTACTCACCTCACCAGCAGACTTTTACCAGAAGAGACGCTTTTCCTTCTggtctccctttctctccagtgccATCTTCTACCCTGGATCCCACAAGCACCACTGGGGGACAGTCAGGTGCCCTCTGGTCAATGTCTGTGCCCTACTTTGTGGGATACCCAGATCCTAGAACGTTCTTCACGACTCTCTAG